The sequence CCTTTTAAAAACGACAGCAATTAGAAGCATAAGCAAAGGGATGACAAAGTTCATTGTTGTACCAAATTCGTCTGTTCTCGTTATCATTTTTCTTACTTGGAAAATGCTGTCAGGCATGAGGTTCACTAGAAAGGTGCTGAGCAAAGCTAGGATGACAAACAAATGGTAACGCTGTGAGCGGAAGAGTGTCATCGTACCGATCACACCACAATAAATGTAAATCGCATAAGTCGTAATAACAATAACCGACCAAAGGCATAGAAAAATTAAATCGATCCGCTCCACAATCGGGAAAGAAAACGACTTGATCAAATAGAGAAATGGTTCCGGCAATAGCTTCATTTCCCCAGCGCTAAATGTCATGTAACAGGCAAGGACAACAACTAGATAAATAAATGTGACTACCCAATGTGCCAGTGAAACAACTTTTATTTTTTCGGCGGCAGTCGCTTTTACGTATGGAAAAATCAAGCTCATGACAATATAGCCATTAATGGCAAAAGAAGCAGCCAACGTCCCTTTCATAAGCCCGCTCGGTTTAGCTACACCGATCGGCAGTAAATTTAAAAAATCGGCATTATGAAAAAAACCACCAATCATGACGATTGGAATGAGAAGAATGAGCGGAGCAGCCAAGACAAACATCCGCGCCTTTTGATCGAGTGTGCTTAATAAAAGGGGCAAACATGTAGCGATGATAAGCCCCATAAAAACAGGCTCAGGCGTTTTTATTAAAATCCAAATAACAATGAGTTGAGTGAAGTTTTTCAACACAAGCGCTGCAGTGTAAACAAAATAAACAATGTATATAAGGGTTAGGACTTTTCCGGCAAAAACGCCCAATGTTTTTTCACAAATTGAAAATAAATGGTCATTGGGGAAGCGTTTATGCAGGAACCATAAGCCCAAAAGTGCGATTTGCACTAAAACAGCCGACATAAGCAAAGAAATCCAACCGTCTGTTTGCGCTTCCTTGTAAAGAGAGTATGGCAATGAGAGAATGCCGATTCCAATTTGTGATTGCACATAAAACCAAAACAACTGTGTTTTCCCTAAACGCTTATTTGTTTCCATTGCCTCATCCCCCCTTTCGCGACGTCCGTTTCGAATAGGGAGATGCATAACGGGTATGCCGTTGGATTAACCAATGGGGGAATCGCAGCAAACCATCTTTGACGCCTTTGAGACTAAAAGGGGCAAGCGGCAAAAGGTAAGGTGTCCCGAATGAATCAAGCTTGACAAGATGCATGAGAATGGCGAAGAAAGACAATATGACGCCAATCAAACCAAATGCGGCACTAGCGAGCATGAGCGGGAAGCGAATGAGGCGAACGACTGAACTCATCTCCGTGTTCGGAATGACATAGGAAGCGATCGCGGTAATAGCGACAACAATAATCATCATATTGGACACAAGTCCGGCATTGACAACGGCTTCGCCTATGACAAGTCCACCGACAATGCCGATCGTTTGACCAATCGGCGCTGGCAGCCTCACACCTGCTTCACGAATTAGCTCGATCGTGACTTCCATAATTAGCGCTTCAACGAGCGGCGGATATGGAATGTTTTGCAATGAGCTTTTGACGGAAATGATCAGCGGTTGAGGAATGATTTCAAAATGAAACGCAACTAAAGAAATATACAAGGATGGCACAAAAATGGCAATGAAAAGCGCCAGCAAGCGAACGGAGCGCAAAAAGCTACCCAAAAAAAAATGGAAATTGTAGTCATCGACTGCCTGCAAAAAACTAAAAAAGGAAACAGGCAGAATCATAGCAGTTGGATTGCCTTCTATTAAAACCGCAATTCGTCCTTCGGCGATATTTCCAACGACAACATCTGGTCGTTCAGAATAAAGATTTTGTGGAAAAATTGACCGTTTTGAGTTTTGAAGCAGTTCGTTTATAACGCCAGGAGAAATCGTTAAGTCCTGGTCGATCGCTTCTAGTTTTTTCATAACTTCTGCTAATACAGTAGCAGAAGCTCTGTCGTGCATATAGACAATGGCGACGTCCTTTTTTATCGTTTTTCCTACCTTTTTTTTACGGACAATCAGTGCTTCCGTAGGTGCTTGCCTGCGGACAAGATGAAGGTTGACTAGAAGGCTTTCGACAAAGCCCTCATGTGTTCCCTGGAGGGCGCGCTCATTTGTCGGTTCCTCTATGCCACGATTTATCGATAGGGCTGCATCTACCATAAAAAAAGACGGGCCCCGTTCATAGAAAACGATTGCAGCTTGCCCTTTATAAAGAAGAGGCACGCATTCGGCAATGGTCGCTTTTTTTTCATAGGAAGCAGAAGCGAGTGCTTCTTGGAGAGACCGCTTTGAGGCAGGAGCCTGATTCAGTTGCTTGAAAAGTATGTCCTCGAGCCATTTTTCATCAACTAATGAATTTAAAAACAAGACAAACCCATGCAAGCCTTGGTAGGTGAACTCGCGAAAAACAAGATCATCTGTACCATGCATAGCCGCTGTAAATTTGTTTTTAATCTGTTTTAGTTCGCTCATCTAAACCACCCTCTACTTGCTAATAGGCTTACTATTTCCTAAGAGTGGTTCTTTATACGGCAGTCAGCTTGAGTGGAGACCTGAACGTTGCCACCGTTTGGGCAGCTATGCGTTGAGAAACGA is a genomic window of Shouchella clausii containing:
- a CDS encoding GerAB/ArcD/ProY family transporter; translated protein: METNKRLGKTQLFWFYVQSQIGIGILSLPYSLYKEAQTDGWISLLMSAVLVQIALLGLWFLHKRFPNDHLFSICEKTLGVFAGKVLTLIYIVYFVYTAALVLKNFTQLIVIWILIKTPEPVFMGLIIATCLPLLLSTLDQKARMFVLAAPLILLIPIVMIGGFFHNADFLNLLPIGVAKPSGLMKGTLAASFAINGYIVMSLIFPYVKATAAEKIKVVSLAHWVVTFIYLVVVLACYMTFSAGEMKLLPEPFLYLIKSFSFPIVERIDLIFLCLWSVIVITTYAIYIYCGVIGTMTLFRSQRYHLFVILALLSTFLVNLMPDSIFQVRKMITRTDEFGTTMNFVIPLLMLLIAVVFKRRSKV
- a CDS encoding spore germination protein, yielding MSELKQIKNKFTAAMHGTDDLVFREFTYQGLHGFVLFLNSLVDEKWLEDILFKQLNQAPASKRSLQEALASASYEKKATIAECVPLLYKGQAAIVFYERGPSFFMVDAALSINRGIEEPTNERALQGTHEGFVESLLVNLHLVRRQAPTEALIVRKKKVGKTIKKDVAIVYMHDRASATVLAEVMKKLEAIDQDLTISPGVINELLQNSKRSIFPQNLYSERPDVVVGNIAEGRIAVLIEGNPTAMILPVSFFSFLQAVDDYNFHFFLGSFLRSVRLLALFIAIFVPSLYISLVAFHFEIIPQPLIISVKSSLQNIPYPPLVEALIMEVTIELIREAGVRLPAPIGQTIGIVGGLVIGEAVVNAGLVSNMMIIVVAITAIASYVIPNTEMSSVVRLIRFPLMLASAAFGLIGVILSFFAILMHLVKLDSFGTPYLLPLAPFSLKGVKDGLLRFPHWLIQRHTRYASPYSKRTSRKGG